From Thalassococcus sp. S3, one genomic window encodes:
- a CDS encoding DeoR/GlpR family DNA-binding transcription regulator: MEETLDTPLPERHRKILEIVAQHRAADVATLSDALGVSAVTIRSDLDALDRRMLLRRVRGGAVVVQSARFERPVDLPGRSFTDEKARIGAAAAAKVRDGETIILDAGTTTLAMAMALPDTLADVMVITSSLDIAIELEQHDGITVVVTGGTLKKSGRNKRSRSLIPPLAGLLLESLNADCAYLCCAGVDAARGFTNAHLEETEVKRAMIAAARRSVMLADHGKIGHVAGARIAPTRDIAALITDRGAPAADIAALEAAGVSVTRA; the protein is encoded by the coding sequence ATGGAAGAAACGCTCGACACCCCGCTCCCGGAGCGCCACAGGAAGATCCTGGAGATCGTCGCGCAGCACCGCGCCGCGGATGTGGCAACGCTGTCGGATGCGCTCGGCGTGTCTGCCGTCACCATTCGCTCGGACCTCGATGCATTGGATCGCCGGATGCTGCTGCGTCGCGTGCGCGGTGGGGCTGTGGTCGTTCAATCCGCCCGGTTCGAACGTCCGGTCGACTTGCCGGGGCGCAGCTTTACGGATGAAAAAGCCCGGATCGGTGCAGCGGCGGCGGCGAAGGTGCGGGATGGCGAGACGATCATCCTCGATGCAGGGACAACGACGCTCGCCATGGCGATGGCCCTGCCGGACACGTTGGCGGATGTAATGGTCATCACGTCCAGTCTGGATATCGCTATCGAGCTTGAGCAGCATGACGGCATCACGGTTGTTGTGACGGGCGGAACGCTCAAGAAATCCGGCCGCAACAAGCGATCCCGGTCTCTGATCCCGCCGCTGGCGGGGCTGCTGCTTGAAAGTTTGAATGCGGATTGCGCCTATCTTTGTTGCGCTGGCGTCGATGCGGCGCGCGGATTTACCAACGCGCATCTTGAGGAGACTGAGGTCAAACGCGCGATGATCGCGGCGGCGCGTCGGTCCGTGATGCTGGCCGATCACGGCAAGATCGGGCACGTCGCCGGTGCCCGGATCGCACCGACTCGCGACATCGCGGCGCTGATCACCGATCGTGGTGCACCGGCTGCCGATATCGCGGCGCTTGAGGCTGCAGGCGTGTCCGTTACGCGCGCTTGA
- a CDS encoding carbohydrate kinase family protein — MTPELVTVGGLTVDNVVAADGTVALDQAGGNGAYAAVGALSLVDRVGLVSHAVASYPQETLRRLEAGGVDLGGVVFSDGRLTAGSWFLYDADGQRQEGLTAPAAALAETGLPTDRLTPARVARWRAALAARPTETGYSEFRQLHPLRAAQIPKAWRDARGVHLAPSGPDVMRDMIAHFAPRGATITADPGSHLSGLPLDAIADILRALDAFLPSEVEARALVPGAAPSDALAVLAENCPGAVAVKLGPAGVLVWDRASEASVMIPAATARTLDPTGAGDAFCGGFLAGLTRTGDPMRAAQQGVQAAARVVECFGADGTLCAGATV, encoded by the coding sequence GTGACACCAGAACTTGTCACCGTCGGTGGATTGACCGTCGACAACGTCGTTGCCGCCGATGGCACGGTCGCGCTGGACCAGGCTGGAGGAAACGGTGCCTATGCGGCGGTGGGTGCCCTGAGCCTGGTGGACCGGGTCGGCTTGGTCAGCCATGCCGTGGCGAGCTATCCCCAAGAGACGTTGCGCCGGTTAGAGGCGGGGGGCGTTGATCTGGGCGGCGTGGTCTTTTCCGACGGACGGCTGACCGCTGGATCCTGGTTTCTCTACGACGCGGATGGCCAGCGCCAGGAAGGGCTGACCGCGCCGGCTGCCGCCTTGGCTGAGACTGGCTTGCCCACAGACCGGCTAACCCCGGCGCGGGTCGCTCGCTGGCGCGCAGCGCTTGCAGCGCGTCCAACCGAAACGGGCTATTCCGAATTTCGCCAGCTTCACCCATTGCGCGCCGCCCAGATACCCAAGGCGTGGCGCGACGCCCGCGGCGTCCATCTCGCGCCCAGCGGTCCTGACGTGATGCGGGACATGATCGCGCATTTCGCCCCAAGGGGCGCGACGATCACTGCCGATCCCGGCTCGCATCTGTCCGGCCTGCCGCTCGACGCCATTGCCGACATCCTGCGCGCGCTCGATGCGTTCCTGCCCTCAGAGGTTGAGGCGCGCGCCCTTGTGCCGGGCGCAGCCCCATCCGACGCGCTTGCGGTGCTGGCTGAAAACTGTCCGGGCGCTGTCGCTGTCAAACTCGGCCCTGCGGGTGTGCTTGTCTGGGATCGGGCGTCGGAGGCGTCTGTCATGATACCAGCCGCGACCGCGCGCACACTGGACCCCACCGGGGCGGGTGATGCGTTTTGCGGCGGTTTCCTCGCCGGGCTGACCCGGACGGGCGACCCCATGCGGGCCGCGCAGCAGGGCGTTCAGGCCGCCGCGCGGGTCGTCGAGTGCTTCGGCGCAGACGGAACCCTGTGTGCCGGAGCGACCGTATGA
- a CDS encoding LysR substrate-binding domain-containing protein produces MHAPLNALRAFAATFETGGIRPAGRLLDVTHSAIARHVRELEAALGHPLVEREDTGRRLRFTETGEALGRRVGDALAEIEKAWQAASETRGRNDVVISAAPSVAALWLLPRLPHLSQVHPALEVSVLAEQRRREPGDEGSDLSIRMGRPRKGERGVPLMDDTLLAVAAPAFLRQVWGQRREGRDVAELRNLRLLHDRDPNASWTAWVDLHGPAALDLSKGARFNSSDLLLRAARQGQGVALVRQRLAADDLASGALVPLFRELTVPVPDAYWLLEATSGSSGSRTAVTKVRDWLFHQARQS; encoded by the coding sequence ATGCATGCCCCGCTGAATGCCCTCCGTGCGTTTGCCGCCACCTTCGAAACCGGCGGTATCCGCCCAGCCGGTCGCCTTCTTGACGTCACCCATTCGGCCATCGCCCGGCACGTGCGCGAGCTGGAAGCCGCCCTGGGCCACCCCCTGGTGGAACGCGAAGACACCGGTCGCAGATTGCGCTTCACCGAAACAGGTGAGGCGCTGGGGCGCCGGGTCGGTGACGCCCTCGCGGAGATCGAGAAGGCATGGCAGGCCGCCTCCGAAACACGCGGGCGCAATGACGTGGTGATCTCAGCCGCACCCTCTGTGGCGGCGTTATGGCTCCTGCCCCGTCTTCCCCACCTGTCGCAAGTGCATCCCGCTCTTGAGGTTTCGGTTCTTGCCGAACAACGCCGACGCGAGCCGGGTGACGAGGGCAGCGACCTATCCATCCGCATGGGACGGCCCCGCAAGGGCGAACGGGGCGTGCCGCTGATGGATGACACGTTGCTGGCCGTCGCTGCACCCGCGTTTCTGCGACAGGTCTGGGGCCAGCGCCGGGAAGGCCGCGACGTGGCCGAGCTTAGAAACCTGCGCCTTCTGCATGACCGGGATCCCAACGCAAGCTGGACAGCCTGGGTGGACCTTCACGGCCCGGCCGCACTGGATCTGTCCAAGGGCGCGCGGTTCAATTCATCCGATCTTCTTCTGCGCGCCGCACGGCAAGGACAGGGCGTGGCCCTCGTACGCCAACGTTTGGCGGCCGACGATCTGGCGTCCGGCGCTCTGGTCCCGTTGTTTCGTGAGCTGACAGTGCCCGTGCCCGATGCCTATTGGCTGCTCGAAGCCACCTCCGGCAGTTCCGGGTCCCGCACAGCGGTGACCAAGGTACGCGACTGGCTGTTCCATCAGGCCCGGCAATCCTGA
- a CDS encoding ABC transporter permease, protein MRAMRKSSLGDILGIGVILAVAVFSLLLLVAPSIIVLIISFDTRAFVSFPPEGFTLRWYAEVFEQGELVGAMWTSLKVGLMVTLLCVALGVPTALACVRGRFRGTTALSVFVLLPHMVPGIVLGVAVLFAGALVGVSPSIWLQAISIAVFVMAVMVRTVQSRLMRLDAALEEAATNLGATSFQALRTITFPLLLPAILAGAVFTFVEGFDNLSVAIFTHGFRDRPLPVELLALVQYTSTPLVAAVSGVQILLAVLALAVVARTIGLDGVNE, encoded by the coding sequence ATGAGGGCTATGCGCAAATCGTCTCTCGGCGACATTCTCGGCATCGGTGTCATTCTTGCCGTCGCCGTCTTCTCGCTTCTCCTTCTGGTGGCCCCGTCCATTATCGTGCTCATCATCTCCTTCGATACGCGGGCCTTTGTCAGCTTCCCGCCCGAGGGGTTCACCCTGCGGTGGTACGCCGAAGTGTTCGAGCAGGGCGAGCTGGTCGGCGCGATGTGGACGTCGCTCAAGGTGGGTCTGATGGTGACTTTGCTCTGCGTCGCGCTTGGCGTGCCGACGGCGTTGGCCTGCGTGCGCGGGCGGTTCCGGGGGACGACGGCGCTTTCTGTCTTTGTCCTGTTACCGCATATGGTTCCCGGCATCGTGCTGGGTGTCGCGGTGCTGTTCGCCGGTGCCTTGGTGGGCGTGTCACCGTCGATCTGGCTTCAGGCAATCTCCATCGCGGTTTTTGTGATGGCGGTGATGGTGCGCACGGTTCAAAGCCGCCTGATGCGGCTCGACGCTGCGCTGGAGGAAGCGGCGACCAATCTGGGCGCGACTTCGTTCCAAGCGCTGCGGACGATCACCTTTCCGCTGCTCCTGCCTGCGATCCTGGCAGGGGCTGTCTTCACGTTCGTGGAAGGGTTCGACAATCTGTCGGTTGCGATCTTCACCCATGGCTTTCGGGACCGCCCCCTTCCAGTGGAGCTGTTGGCGCTTGTTCAATACACCAGCACGCCGCTGGTGGCGGCAGTCTCCGGAGTGCAGATCCTGCTGGCGGTTCTGGCCTTGGCCGTCGTGGCCCGGACGATCGGGTTGGATGGCGTGAACGAATAG
- a CDS encoding glutathione S-transferase family protein — translation MKVEIMIVNGRLTQQDNRIVKGRFERQPSVFGAPLTAYVIQSLTAEPGRFHLIASLSCPWSHRAVLARQVKGLAPFVPLHIATGPRTEGYRVGQPDAPWSVPGAQADIVHLHELYTRADPAYTGRPTVPVLWDARAQTIVSNESANILRGFDAAHIPGALSWTLRPKPLEDPIDVLNEAMQINLSNAVYRAGKAQRQDAYDEAVNEVFSMLDVLEERLTSQRFLHGDVLTESDLRLWPTLVRFDAVYVTHFKCTRHRLTEYPALWRYARALHALPGFADTFDEAAIRAAYYGEDRDINPHGIVATAPRIDWWDPDARQRAIKVANLDGRPMVLAQSGEI, via the coding sequence ATGAAAGTTGAGATCATGATCGTGAATGGCCGCCTCACCCAACAGGACAACCGGATCGTAAAAGGGCGGTTCGAGCGTCAGCCCTCGGTCTTTGGAGCGCCGCTGACCGCATATGTCATCCAGTCGCTGACTGCGGAGCCCGGGCGCTTTCACCTGATCGCGTCACTCAGTTGCCCCTGGTCGCACCGCGCGGTGCTGGCCCGGCAGGTGAAAGGCCTTGCCCCGTTCGTGCCTTTGCATATCGCCACGGGCCCGCGCACCGAAGGCTACCGGGTTGGCCAGCCCGACGCGCCGTGGAGCGTGCCCGGCGCGCAGGCCGACATCGTGCATCTGCATGAGCTTTATACCCGGGCCGACCCGGCCTATACGGGGCGCCCGACTGTTCCGGTTCTTTGGGATGCGCGCGCGCAGACCATCGTATCTAACGAATCCGCCAACATTCTTAGGGGCTTCGATGCGGCCCATATTCCAGGCGCGTTGAGCTGGACGCTGCGCCCCAAGCCGCTGGAAGACCCCATCGACGTTCTGAACGAGGCGATGCAAATCAATCTCTCGAATGCGGTCTATCGCGCGGGCAAGGCGCAACGTCAGGATGCCTATGACGAGGCGGTGAACGAGGTGTTCTCCATGCTGGACGTTCTTGAAGAGCGGCTGACCTCGCAGCGTTTCCTGCACGGTGATGTACTGACCGAAAGCGATCTGAGGCTTTGGCCGACGCTTGTCCGGTTCGATGCCGTCTATGTGACGCATTTCAAATGCACCCGGCACCGGCTGACGGAATATCCCGCACTTTGGCGTTATGCGCGTGCGCTTCATGCGTTGCCCGGCTTTGCGGACACGTTCGACGAGGCGGCGATCCGCGCCGCCTATTACGGGGAGGATCGCGACATCAACCCTCATGGCATCGTTGCCACAGCCCCCCGGATCGACTGGTGGGACCCGGATGCGCGGCAACGCGCAATCAAGGTCGCCAATCTGGACGGACGGCCAATGGTTCTTGCCCAGTCGGGGGAGATCTGA
- a CDS encoding SIS domain-containing protein — MSIEQRLTQIRRESSSDAPGDPERFRRVALTETEMMSQGEAIRATLEANAAPLAAIGRDLADRTIRRIVTVGCGDSWISGHGVRPAIEEALGAPCEPIEAFDFATYGLGAIDAETVVIGLSSSGKTEPVIDGLTGAADRGAYTIALSNTLGSPLMEQCPGALHIRATRGGWPTQSSTAAMALMLAMAAAVRTAKGHDATALTDALAALPDQVDAVARAHYESARAVAKTLARADLILMTGAGPFYAPAEFGTAKLRELAPIHAYAFPLEEYHHYRSQKAGDPMFIVAGDAASHTRAVETAVMSRGVDGFCVAIVPEGESEIAELADVAWHLPKVAQETAPIVYSVPLHLFGYHAAVERDALGLGAPRLGVPA, encoded by the coding sequence ATGAGCATAGAGCAAAGACTGACGCAGATCCGCCGCGAATCGTCATCGGACGCGCCTGGCGATCCAGAGCGGTTCCGTCGCGTGGCTTTGACCGAGACCGAGATGATGTCCCAGGGCGAGGCGATCCGCGCAACGCTTGAGGCAAATGCGGCGCCGCTGGCCGCCATTGGACGAGACCTCGCCGACCGAACGATCCGCCGGATCGTCACCGTGGGCTGCGGCGACAGCTGGATCTCGGGCCACGGGGTCCGCCCCGCTATCGAGGAGGCGCTCGGCGCGCCTTGCGAGCCAATCGAAGCTTTCGACTTCGCGACCTACGGTTTGGGCGCCATAGACGCCGAGACGGTTGTGATCGGGCTCAGCAGTTCCGGCAAGACCGAGCCGGTGATCGACGGGCTGACCGGAGCCGCCGACCGGGGCGCCTATACCATCGCGCTGTCGAACACGCTGGGCTCTCCGCTGATGGAGCAGTGCCCCGGTGCCCTTCACATCCGCGCCACGCGTGGCGGCTGGCCAACGCAGTCTTCAACCGCCGCCATGGCGTTGATGCTGGCGATGGCCGCCGCCGTCCGCACGGCCAAGGGGCACGATGCCACGGCCCTGACAGACGCTCTCGCCGCCCTGCCCGACCAAGTCGATGCCGTCGCCCGCGCCCATTACGAAAGCGCCAGGGCCGTTGCGAAGACGCTCGCCCGTGCCGATCTCATCCTGATGACCGGGGCCGGTCCGTTCTATGCGCCCGCAGAGTTCGGAACGGCCAAGCTGCGCGAGTTGGCCCCGATCCACGCCTATGCTTTCCCGCTGGAGGAGTATCACCATTACCGCAGCCAGAAGGCGGGCGACCCAATGTTCATCGTCGCGGGAGATGCCGCGAGCCATACGCGCGCCGTCGAGACGGCGGTGATGTCGCGCGGCGTCGATGGGTTCTGCGTGGCGATTGTCCCCGAGGGAGAGAGCGAGATCGCCGAACTGGCGGACGTTGCCTGGCACCTGCCGAAGGTCGCGCAAGAGACAGCGCCGATCGTTTATTCGGTGCCGCTGCACCTCTTCGGGTACCATGCGGCGGTGGAGCGGGATGCACTTGGGCTAGGCGCTCCACGGTTGGGCGTGCCCGCGTGA
- a CDS encoding BtpA/SgcQ family protein: MTDLFAGPKPIIAALHLPDFRLNRHRSQAWFEDYALANARVFAEAGLPWIKLQDQTRTNGPATPETVARMAALARLIRAEFPKLGLGIIIEAHDPTAALTVAHASGAAFVRLKVFVGSAVGAEGTRHALGAEAVAHRAALRATGIAILADIHDRTVRPLSDEDQPTAAGWATKAGANGLVITGSDFADSLARIEAVCAKDIRRPLLIGGGVTAENVAQALATADGAVVSSALMRTELDPNDLVRWDSDLCRRFMDAAGGPA, translated from the coding sequence ATGACCGATCTCTTTGCGGGCCCAAAGCCGATCATCGCCGCGCTGCACCTGCCGGATTTCCGTCTGAACCGCCACCGCTCACAGGCTTGGTTCGAGGATTACGCCCTCGCCAATGCCCGCGTCTTCGCAGAAGCCGGGCTTCCCTGGATCAAACTTCAGGATCAAACCCGGACAAACGGCCCCGCCACGCCCGAGACCGTTGCGCGCATGGCCGCTCTGGCGCGACTGATCCGCGCGGAGTTTCCAAAGCTCGGCCTCGGGATCATCATCGAAGCGCATGACCCGACTGCAGCGCTAACCGTCGCGCACGCCTCCGGGGCGGCATTCGTGCGCCTGAAGGTCTTTGTCGGCAGCGCCGTCGGCGCCGAAGGCACGCGCCACGCGCTTGGTGCCGAAGCCGTCGCGCATCGCGCCGCCTTGCGCGCAACGGGTATCGCCATTCTGGCCGATATCCATGACCGCACGGTGCGTCCTCTGTCCGATGAGGATCAACCGACGGCCGCAGGCTGGGCCACAAAAGCGGGCGCCAACGGGCTGGTGATCACCGGGTCTGATTTCGCAGACAGCCTCGCTCGGATCGAGGCGGTCTGCGCGAAAGACATCCGCCGCCCCCTCTTGATTGGCGGCGGCGTGACGGCAGAAAACGTTGCCCAGGCTCTCGCCACCGCTGACGGTGCCGTCGTTTCCAGCGCGCTGATGCGGACGGAACTGGATCCTAACGACCTTGTGCGCTGGGACTCAGACCTCTGCCGTCGCTTCATGGACGCCGCAGGGGGCCCTGCATGA
- a CDS encoding LysE family translocator, giving the protein MLAAATVLFVATITPGPNNLIVSHTAAMTRPGFVLAPASGIIVGTVGLIVLAWLGFAAFGQVSDLGLLAWIPVAILAFIGVSMIRSGWTQAQGGGTPSVFEQRPVLFAGAMAAFQITNPKSWLLALAVTGAHRASPSGTLFDLVLLAVAVLVFSIAVWALAGRALRNVMDKVQVRRWLHTVTGAIMLAFAAGLAPVW; this is encoded by the coding sequence ATGCTTGCCGCCGCCACGGTTCTTTTCGTTGCGACCATCACGCCGGGTCCCAACAATCTGATCGTCAGCCATACCGCCGCGATGACGCGCCCGGGGTTTGTTCTGGCGCCGGCGTCAGGGATCATTGTGGGGACCGTCGGTCTGATCGTGCTGGCCTGGCTGGGCTTTGCCGCGTTTGGTCAGGTCAGCGATTTGGGTCTATTGGCATGGATCCCTGTTGCCATTCTTGCATTTATCGGCGTGAGCATGATCCGGTCTGGCTGGACCCAGGCGCAGGGCGGGGGCACGCCTTCGGTTTTCGAGCAACGCCCGGTTCTCTTTGCGGGGGCAATGGCGGCCTTTCAGATTACCAACCCGAAAAGCTGGCTTCTGGCGCTGGCGGTCACGGGCGCGCATCGCGCGTCGCCTTCGGGCACGCTGTTTGATTTGGTTCTGCTGGCCGTTGCGGTGCTGGTTTTCAGTATCGCGGTCTGGGCGCTGGCAGGCCGGGCGTTGCGCAACGTCATGGACAAGGTGCAGGTGCGGCGGTGGCTGCATACGGTCACGGGCGCGATCATGCTGGCCTTTGCTGCGGGATTGGCGCCGGTCTGGTGA
- a CDS encoding ABC transporter permease, translated as MSAVADIPAPRSGLFDQVLDKLLSGRGIWPAVPAIVVLVVVAVIPFAILLSLGFSDVEVARGAIVSQDFTLTHLAGALTDPLYWITFQRSLSLALTTTALCVLLGYPVAYMFVIGGKWTRRAILILTIAPLLTSGIVRTYAWLVILGGRGVVNATLMNLGLIDQPLRIMNTHWAVLIGMVQIHLPVMILPLIAVMARHDGGLLEASANLGASRLATLRTVILPLSAPGIGTGAALVFTLSYTTFVVPQLLGGGNYLNAATMVYEQVVFSLDWSKGSVSSLILMATCLIVLVGIALLTNLATRWTKGRAA; from the coding sequence ATGAGCGCTGTCGCAGACATTCCTGCACCCCGATCCGGCCTTTTCGACCAAGTTCTCGATAAGCTGCTCTCGGGCCGGGGCATCTGGCCGGCCGTGCCCGCCATTGTTGTTCTGGTCGTCGTGGCTGTGATCCCTTTCGCGATCCTGCTGTCGCTCGGTTTCTCCGATGTGGAGGTCGCGCGCGGCGCCATCGTCTCGCAGGACTTCACGCTTACCCATCTCGCGGGCGCTCTGACCGACCCACTCTACTGGATCACATTCCAGCGGTCGCTGAGCCTGGCCCTCACCACGACAGCGCTTTGTGTCCTGTTGGGCTACCCGGTTGCGTATATGTTCGTGATCGGCGGCAAGTGGACGCGCCGCGCGATCCTGATCCTCACCATCGCGCCCCTGCTGACCTCAGGTATCGTGCGCACCTATGCCTGGCTGGTGATCCTGGGCGGGCGCGGTGTGGTAAATGCGACACTGATGAACCTTGGCCTCATCGACCAGCCGCTCAGGATCATGAACACCCATTGGGCGGTGCTGATTGGCATGGTCCAGATCCATCTCCCCGTGATGATCCTGCCGCTGATCGCGGTGATGGCCCGCCACGATGGCGGTCTGCTGGAAGCCTCGGCCAATCTTGGTGCCTCGCGGCTTGCCACGCTCCGAACCGTGATCCTGCCGCTCAGCGCACCGGGGATCGGGACGGGCGCCGCGCTGGTTTTTACGCTTAGCTACACAACTTTCGTGGTCCCGCAGCTTCTGGGCGGCGGCAATTACCTGAACGCTGCGACGATGGTGTACGAGCAAGTCGTCTTCTCGCTCGATTGGTCCAAGGGGTCGGTCAGCTCGCTGATCCTGATGGCGACGTGTCTGATCGTGCTGGTCGGTATCGCGCTCCTCACCAATCTTGCCACGCGCTGGACTAAGGGGCGCGCAGCATGA
- a CDS encoding ABC transporter ATP-binding protein, whose protein sequence is MMHAPRHSVSGSDITAPVLRIGAVSKRFGDTTVLRDCALDMAEGEIVTLLGASGCGKTTLLRCVAGFLNPDAGTIAIDGREMADVAVNRRPVGVVFQSYALFPHLTVAKNVGYGLRMRGMPKAEIAQRVARALETVSLGDFADRYPAQLSGGQQQRVAVARVLVLEPRVLLLDEPFSALDAKLRAGMQVELRQLIKRLGLTAIFVTHDQEEALTMSDRIAVMRDGRIEQVGPPDTVFDRPATAYVADFIGSSNFWDAQAESGRVALPDGQSVATKLDGPVQVMARPHNLALGPEEAGTWRGRVAFHRTVGALIEYHIETPDGATLHVAAMRQQRARPLRTGAVVSLSVVDPSYCSVYPA, encoded by the coding sequence ATGATGCATGCACCCCGCCATTCCGTTTCGGGTTCAGACATCACCGCCCCGGTCCTTCGGATTGGGGCGGTGTCGAAACGATTTGGCGACACGACCGTCCTGCGCGACTGCGCGCTGGATATGGCGGAAGGCGAGATTGTCACGCTGCTTGGCGCGTCCGGGTGCGGGAAAACCACGCTTTTGCGCTGTGTGGCCGGGTTCCTTAACCCGGATGCCGGGACCATCGCGATTGACGGGCGCGAGATGGCCGATGTCGCGGTCAACCGCCGCCCGGTGGGTGTCGTCTTTCAAAGCTATGCGCTCTTTCCTCACCTGACCGTCGCAAAGAATGTGGGCTACGGGCTTCGTATGCGCGGGATGCCCAAGGCCGAGATCGCGCAGCGGGTTGCACGGGCCCTTGAGACCGTATCGCTCGGCGATTTCGCCGACCGCTATCCGGCGCAACTCTCGGGTGGGCAGCAACAGCGCGTCGCCGTGGCGCGCGTGCTCGTATTGGAGCCGCGCGTGCTGCTTCTCGATGAGCCATTCAGCGCGCTTGACGCCAAGCTGCGGGCCGGGATGCAGGTGGAGTTGCGGCAGTTGATCAAACGCCTGGGGCTCACCGCTATCTTCGTCACCCACGACCAGGAAGAGGCCCTGACCATGTCGGATCGGATCGCCGTGATGCGCGATGGCCGGATCGAACAGGTCGGCCCCCCGGACACAGTGTTTGACCGCCCGGCCACCGCCTATGTCGCCGATTTTATCGGCTCCTCGAATTTCTGGGACGCGCAGGCCGAAAGCGGTCGTGTTGCGCTTCCCGACGGTCAATCCGTCGCGACCAAGCTGGACGGTCCCGTCCAAGTGATGGCGCGCCCACACAATCTGGCGCTCGGGCCGGAAGAGGCTGGGACCTGGCGCGGTCGCGTGGCCTTCCACCGCACGGTCGGTGCGCTGATCGAATACCATATCGAGACACCCGACGGCGCGACACTGCACGTCGCCGCCATGCGCCAGCAGCGCGCGCGACCGCTGCGCACCGGCGCGGTCGTCAGCCTGTCCGTTGTCGACCCGAGCTATTGTTCGGTCTACCCGGCATGA
- a CDS encoding PotD/PotF family extracellular solute-binding protein — protein sequence MRLTRRSVVGGLAAATTLASPTILRAATRELVMTGYGNDSDAPLIAAGEELSRRNPGVSLTIIGGLSAEALAQIKAARGNSPYDLGVMGSPAIVNAMAEEVLVPLDFSQIPNAANVIEKFPGYGYDVGQPIWFEGIGVAYDTTRIDTPPTTWEELWSGDFNGRIGMCRPQSNLGLGVLAATAEAFGMPQDDMTFALEKWSELDPLIGRSPPLLQQMIERGEVDLAPLWHVNSALAASSGLPIGYTKLTGPGPLMLPTNIVQFINTPDGTADLVHEFTDILLSPEIQSMANSAPIYFGTVVEGVETPEEAAPYVPSTPEELATTTSLEWPSFAPLRGETVETFDRMFAA from the coding sequence ATGAGATTGACACGAAGAAGCGTCGTGGGGGGGCTTGCTGCCGCCACCACACTCGCCAGCCCTACCATCCTTCGCGCCGCGACGCGTGAATTGGTCATGACCGGATATGGCAACGATTCCGACGCGCCGCTGATTGCTGCGGGCGAAGAGCTTTCGCGCCGCAATCCCGGCGTCTCGCTCACGATCATCGGCGGTCTGTCAGCAGAGGCGCTGGCGCAGATCAAGGCTGCGCGCGGCAATTCGCCTTACGATCTGGGCGTGATGGGCTCCCCGGCGATTGTCAACGCGATGGCCGAGGAAGTGCTCGTCCCACTCGACTTCTCGCAGATCCCGAATGCGGCCAACGTGATCGAGAAATTTCCGGGCTATGGATACGATGTGGGCCAGCCGATCTGGTTCGAGGGCATTGGGGTCGCCTACGACACCACCCGCATCGACACACCACCCACGACCTGGGAAGAGCTTTGGTCAGGCGACTTCAACGGCCGGATCGGCATGTGCCGTCCGCAGTCGAACCTGGGCCTGGGCGTGTTGGCTGCCACCGCCGAAGCCTTCGGTATGCCACAGGACGACATGACTTTCGCTTTGGAGAAATGGTCAGAGCTGGACCCTCTTATCGGCCGCTCTCCGCCGCTGCTCCAGCAGATGATCGAGCGTGGCGAGGTCGATCTCGCACCACTGTGGCACGTGAACTCTGCCCTTGCCGCCTCGTCCGGTCTGCCGATCGGCTATACCAAGCTGACGGGACCCGGTCCGCTGATGCTGCCGACGAATATCGTGCAGTTTATCAACACGCCCGACGGCACCGCCGATTTGGTACACGAGTTCACAGACATCCTGCTGTCGCCCGAAATCCAGTCCATGGCCAACAGCGCGCCGATCTATTTCGGCACCGTGGTCGAGGGGGTGGAGACACCGGAGGAGGCCGCGCCCTACGTGCCATCCACGCCGGAAGAACTGGCCACGACCACGTCGCTCGAATGGCCGAGTTTTGCACCCTTGCGTGGCGAGACGGTTGAAACCTTCGACCGGATGTTCGCAGCGTAA